A genomic stretch from Deltaproteobacteria bacterium includes:
- a CDS encoding cyclic nucleotide-binding domain-containing protein yields the protein MKLTDSQFERIGQLVLSQTGVLLRPENRKFIEKRFGRLAKSSGLESVYEIEARLLSSKNKSLKNKIIESVLNFETDFFAGRESFRFLRQVVLPKLMKVRESQKVIRFWSAGCSTGQEPYSLSIMLDEYFPAKSGWRIEILATDLSRRCLKKAQSGIYDANEVEDTVPKKLLHENFEKLDGAWRIKSRHRKRVVFQEHNLLRGWGNIGTFDVVLMRNVLTYVLSPYKRKVAMHTYEHLEDHGFFLLGRLEKPAVGHFFVPVSEPEESCFRKNLDVGQGARLKKLTTSRREMNPVLSATLVKLLSSSDMFQGLNSKILRSIAERFEVHKLRSGHKVVKQGVPNEDFFIIYEGEAKVCVDRGIFKKDLEISRIGVGDIFGITSLVVGQASSANVIADGTLRVFVGSKALFDALAQRDDGFRSHVLNLKDKYAKQTAKARDPEVVVAEPTLDGMVAPTLIPQGLEHLMLSSDLRHTLLERGGKELALGEEEAESFKDGLRRVQLFAEMEFNEIDDYVALSEYWKFPGNSTVVKSGDNGSALYMIASGSAHVVKDGKVVDTIGVGQVFGENSIINVVEDLLDVVTAEPLCVFIVGVELFRYVVDGEVDEDLARTLAQMSGRLRTPS from the coding sequence TTGAAGCTTACTGATTCACAGTTTGAACGGATTGGTCAGCTTGTTTTGAGCCAGACTGGGGTGTTGCTACGCCCTGAAAACCGTAAGTTTATTGAAAAGAGGTTTGGGCGACTGGCAAAATCCAGTGGGCTTGAGAGCGTCTATGAAATTGAGGCCAGGCTCCTCTCGTCAAAGAATAAATCTTTAAAAAATAAAATTATCGAATCGGTCCTTAATTTTGAAACAGATTTCTTCGCGGGACGTGAAAGTTTTCGTTTTCTACGACAGGTTGTTTTGCCGAAACTCATGAAGGTAAGAGAATCGCAGAAAGTTATTCGTTTCTGGTCAGCAGGTTGCTCCACTGGCCAAGAGCCTTACTCACTCTCCATTATGCTTGATGAATATTTTCCAGCTAAGAGTGGCTGGAGGATTGAAATATTGGCGACCGATTTATCACGACGCTGTTTGAAAAAAGCACAGTCAGGAATCTACGACGCCAACGAGGTTGAAGACACCGTACCCAAAAAGCTACTCCACGAGAATTTCGAAAAATTGGATGGCGCTTGGCGAATCAAAAGTCGTCATCGTAAGCGTGTCGTATTTCAAGAGCATAATTTACTACGTGGTTGGGGTAATATCGGAACCTTTGACGTGGTACTGATGCGTAACGTTTTGACTTACGTCTTGTCTCCATACAAACGAAAAGTGGCGATGCACACCTATGAGCATCTAGAAGATCACGGTTTTTTCTTATTGGGACGTTTGGAAAAACCTGCTGTTGGTCACTTCTTTGTTCCGGTAAGCGAGCCAGAGGAGTCTTGTTTTCGCAAGAACTTAGATGTGGGGCAGGGCGCACGCCTTAAGAAGCTTACGACCAGTAGACGTGAGATGAACCCGGTACTATCTGCTACTTTAGTAAAGCTTTTGTCATCGTCAGATATGTTTCAAGGACTTAATAGTAAAATTCTACGAAGCATCGCGGAGCGCTTTGAAGTTCATAAGCTGCGCTCTGGACACAAAGTGGTTAAGCAGGGTGTGCCTAACGAAGACTTTTTTATCATCTATGAAGGCGAAGCGAAGGTCTGTGTTGATAGGGGGATTTTCAAAAAAGACTTGGAGATTTCTCGAATCGGTGTCGGTGATATTTTTGGGATCACTTCGCTGGTCGTGGGACAAGCAAGTTCCGCAAATGTTATTGCCGATGGTACTCTACGGGTGTTTGTGGGCAGCAAAGCTCTATTCGATGCCTTGGCCCAGCGAGATGATGGTTTTCGGTCTCACGTGCTTAATCTCAAGGATAAATATGCCAAGCAAACGGCAAAAGCGCGGGATCCTGAAGTGGTGGTCGCTGAACCAACATTGGACGGTATGGTTGCCCCGACACTTATTCCGCAGGGGCTCGAACATTTAATGCTGTCTTCAGATCTGAGGCATACGTTGCTTGAGCGTGGTGGAAAAGAACTCGCATTGGGTGAAGAGGAAGCTGAGTCGTTTAAAGATGGTTTACGCCGGGTTCAGCTTTTCGCGGAGATGGAGTTTAATGAAATCGACGACTATGTTGCTCTCTCTGAATACTGGAAGTTTCCTGGCAATTCGACTGTGGTGAAAAGTGGAGACAATGGCAGCGCTCTTTATATGATTGCATCCGGTAGTGCGCATGTGGTGAAGGACGGTAAAGTTGTTGATACCATTGGTGTGGGCCAGGTTTTTGGTGAGAATTCAATTATCAATGTTGTAGAAGATCTTCTCGATGTTGTGACGGCTGAGCCACTCTGTGTCTTTATCGTTGGCGTGGAGTTGTTTAGGTATGTAGTTGATGGTGAAGTCGATGAAGATTTGGCTCGTACGCTTGCACAAATGAGCGGCCGCTTGAGGACACCATCCTAA